Part of the Macrobrachium rosenbergii isolate ZJJX-2024 chromosome 2, ASM4041242v1, whole genome shotgun sequence genome is shown below.
CGAACCCGAACCTCTCGAGGTTTATGGAGCGATAACCCCCATACAGGAGGTATTCCATAATGGCTCTTCCGGTACCTGGTGAGTGCTGGATTcctggaaaaaaggaagaagaacccATTATTTAGGCCTAGGTGACAGAGAACGTAACCCATGATTTAGGCCTAAGTAACAAAGCACGTAACCCATCATTTAGGCCTTGTAACAGAGAACGTAACTCATCATTTAGGTCTAGGTGACAGAGAATGTAACACATTATTTAAACCTAGGTGACAGAGAATGTAACACATTTTTTGGCCTACGTGACAGAGAACGTAACACATTATTTAGGCCTGGGTGACAAAGAACGTAACACATGATTTAGGCATAGATGACAGACAACGTAACACATTATTTAGGCCTAGGTGACAGAGAACGTCACCCATTCTTCAGGTCTAGGTGACAGAGAATGTAACCTCATTATTTAGGCCTAGGTGACAGAGAACGTCACCCATTCTTCAGGTCTAGGTGACAGAGACTGTAACCTCATCACTTAGGCATAGATGACAGAGATCGTAACCTATCATCTAAGTCTAAGTGACAGAGAAAGCAACCCATCATTGAGCCCTATGTGGCAGAGAACATAAGCCATCATTTAGGCCTAGGTGACAAAGATCGTAACTTATTCCTATGAAATATCAAGTTTCCGATCCCACGGCCCAGCACTTACCGTGGCCGCTGAAGCCAGTGGCGAAAATCAAATTGCTGAAAAACGGATGTTTCCCGATGACGGCGTTTTGGTCTAAAGTGTTGTAATCGTAGAAGCCAGCCCAGGATCCACGGACCTAAAACAAAGACGTGTTTTTGGGGTGACGTTAAGGTTCAATTTCCCTGCTGACAAGACATGCATGCTTTCGTGATCACTTCTACGTTTTTCAATGTAAATCCAAATCTTCCTATTTCTTAtgttatttctctatttcttaaTTTACTCCTTGAATTTTGTTCCCGCTGACTTTTATACTTGACTGCTCACATTACATTTTTCTGCTTCTAGATTTTCCTAGTTTGTTTCTGACAACTAgcctcatttatttatctacGGCTTTCCATTTCGTTTTTTCTGCCTGCCTGTAGATTTAGTTGTACTTGTAGAAgtgcttttttccctttttgtaaaCTTCTTTACACACTTTAAGATTCCCGGTTGGTTTGTAGATTTTCTTCCCGAGTTTGTCTCCTACTTACTATAAGACTTCCCTAATTACCGGCTCAGtcctatctctttcttcttacttcaagatttccctaAATGCCTGCTGAGTTCTACATCTGCCTGGTTGCTTTGGGATTTCCCTAACTATCTGCTGAGTCCCTAATTGCCTGCTGAGTTTTGACCCCTATTTCCTTTTAGAATTCTCTAATTACCTCCTGAGTTTTGGCTCCTGCTTAATTGAAGAGTTCCCTGATTACCTGCTGAGCTCTGCCTCTTCCTGCTTGATTTAGATTTTCCTAAATACCTGTTGAGGTCTAGCCCTTACCGACATTAAGATTCCCCCAATTACCGGCTGAGTTTTGGCTCGTACTTTATGGTTGTCCTAACTACCTTCTGAATCTTGGCTTGTACCTTATGATTGCCCTAACTACCTGCTGAGTTTGGCTCCTACTTTGTGATTGCCCTGACCACCTGCTGAGGTTTTGGCTCCTAATTTATGATTGCCCTAACTAACTGGTGAGTTTTGGCTCCTACTTTGTGATTGCCCTAACTACCTGCTGAGTTTGGCTCCTACTTTACGATTGCCCTAACCACCTGCTGAGTTTTGGCTCCTATTTATGATTGCCCTAACTACCTGTTGAGTTTTGGCTCCTACTTTGTGATTGCCCTAACCACCTGCTGAGTTTTGGCTCCTACCTGTTGAGTTTGCCATGTTTGCCCTAACCACCTGCTGAGTTTTGGCTCCTGCCCTCCTACTTTGCCTGCTGATTTTGCCCTTTGTGATTGCCCTCACTACCTGCTGAGTTTTGGCTCCTACTTTGTGATTGCCCTAACTACCTGCTGAGTTCTGGCTCCTACTTTGTGATTGCCCTAACCACCTGCTGAGTTTTGGCTCCTGCTCTGTGAGTGCCGTAACTGCCTGCTGAGTTTTGTGTCCTACTTTGTGATTGCCCTCACTACCTGCTGAGTTTTGGCTCCTGCTCTGTGAGTGCCGTAACTACCTGCTGAGTTTTGTGTCCTACTTTGTGATTGCCCTCACTACCTGCTGAGTTCTGGCTCCTACTTTGTGATTGCCCTAACCACCTGCTGAGTTTTGACTCCCACTTACTTCAATTTCCCTTGCTACCTGCTAAGTTCTACCTCCTGCTGCTTACTTTGAGATTTTCAAAAGCCGGGATTCTGTTAGCGAGCTGCGGCCAGATTATACTGTCGAAGTAATCATGGTCCACCTCCAGGTCCTCAGTGGGCGGTTCCTGCTCAGCGCTGGGATTCCTGATGCAGAGGTATACCTTCGGGAGGACGTCGGGGCGGAAGTGAGCTCCCGTGTAGTCACAGAGGATGGGGCAGTTCTCAACGGGACCCTCGGGAACGTGGGCGCAGTATACGTATCGTTTCCTGAAAGCGAGGTAAGAGTCTCCTTAGGGAATTGGTCTAGACAGATTCCCGCCAATATTTTCTCAGAAAATAACTCAGGACAATTTTATTCAGACAGTAACTCAACAAAAATAacgtttatttacattatatactggACAGACCTTTTGTATATGAGTAGTTCAACAGATTAAATTAGTTTAAACAGTTTACGATAATCTGCGTATTATATAATTCTTGCTTTTCGTCAAGTTGTTGTTCCTTGTTTATCGTGGGAACTGGCGTTTTCCTTTTTCGTCGGGAAAACCAATCTTTTCCTCATATCACCGTGAATACCTATTCATTCCCCTTGTCATCAGAGAAACTATGGGTCTATTTATCTTTCTCACTGGGAAAACCTAACATTTTCCACTTTATCATTAAAGAAACCTTGGGGTTTTTCATCTTACCAGTAGGAGaacatttcttttctcattcatcataatattaaaaaatatataaatatatacagtatatatatatatataaatatatgtatatatatatatatatatatatatatatatatatatatatatatatctttttcggTCACAAAAGGAATAGAGTTTTTAGACCAAACCAAACCCAAAAATCTGCCCCACCTCGGCTCCACTGGCAATGGCGTCGCCAGGACTCCATCACCTGTTCCGACCCCCGCCAATTTGCTCACTTCCCCAGACCAGGTTCCGGCCGCCATAACGATGGTGGAGAACTCTATGTCGTGTGTCTCTCCCTCTGGCGTAGCAACCTGAGTAATCATTCGATGGTCTAAATAGTAAAAAACTCACGAACATTTCAATAGTAGGACTAAGGTCTAGGGCACGCAACTTAGCTCTAATAGAGATTGAAATTTATCAGGCAGAGAATTCGCTGTACGAAGAAAAGGTTTCAAAACCATATCTTGTTATTGTAGTAAAAATGTCTACGCAAATTGCAAAGGCAGATTGAAGATAGTATTGGCAAAAGAAGCCTTCAGTAAGAGGAAATAACTGTTGGCGAAAGTCTTCCAACAGGAACATGGAAAGACAAACTTTTAACATGGGCGACGGCCCTCAATAAAATCACATCAGTATAGAAGAAAATGCGAGGAGTAGAAAATGGTAAAACTCACCTGAACTACGTTAAGATTCTGCGCAGGCTCGTTGAACCTGTCATTAATGGCCATGACTTTCCCGTGGACGTAGACTGCGCCAAGGGACGTTGCTTTACGTCGAAACCCCATTAATAAAGTCCAAGGATCAAACCTAATTGTTTTAGGCGAGTTTGAAAGAATTAAACTCATTATAATGGTATCTAACTTTGATGAATATCAAGGAAAATGAGTCAGTTATGCGCATGAGTAGGTCAACAAAAGTGATCTGCAAAGTGGACCTATATTTTATGGTCTGCACTAAATCTAGATTCCATTTACgtctaaaaaaaagtatatctttgtttaaccagaccactgactttAGAGTATAAAAGAATATGGCGTATTACTGAATGAATTCTGCATATACTATAATATAGACAGTTTCCTCTTCAAAATTTACACTCACCATCCTTCGTTTTCGATGCCCACAACAGCCAAGGCAATGTCGTCAGTCACCATATACGGATACTCCCTTTTCAGCTGCGATTGCGTCATCATTTTCAGCTTGGCTCCGGCATCGCTAAAACCACACCAAACGTTTAGTGTAGACATAGCATCCTTCACAAATGACACATTATTAAGTCTTATATCTAAAATTATCtgtgattctgaaaaaaaaaaaagaagagagataatCGACATTTGAGCTAGTCAAGGATTTGACCTCAACGTGACTTCGTGTTTGTGTCTGGGAAAGTACTGTCAGGTAACCTAGTCTTATTTCTTCTGGTGACTAAATCGAACCAAGGACTctgtatacaaagaaaaaaaaaaaactgaaggtcaTCGTTCTTCAAGAAATATCAGCTCAGACACACAAGAGAGGGCGCAGCTTGACTGACTAGTGGGGCCAATAGATTGTCCGAAAAGCatccatttcttttatattgcGTCTACCTCGATACACTCACGGGTCCAAATCCAGGCTACCTACTTTCACTGCGTCTTGGACTATAATAGTTTGGGGATGTGTTCTCATCGTTTTTGTTGAGGGGGCAAGTTACATCGTTATTCACGggtatacaaaatatttacataggCCTATATTTCTAAAGCCTAAATTTTATAGGAAATTAGGGAAATAAGAACTCGCCAAGTTTCCTTGCTCTACGCGTTAGTCACATGCCTTTGAACTGTTGGTCACAAAATGGTCTAGTTTGCCAAGGTACTAATTTTGTAACCTTTTCATACTATTGGGCATTAAGTCTACATTCAGATCAACAGTCACAGCGTATCTTGATTTGAGTTTCTGTCTTTCAAACACATCCCTCTCTCAGGAAATGAGAGCTGACTTCCTGGTCGATTCTAATCCTTCACCTGGTTTCATTTCATGAAGCAGATTAACTgattacaaaaatgaatatataaataaataaataattaaacacttCTATGTCACTGATTAAATACCAGACACGTTTCAGAACCCATTGTTCagctaaaatgaaaaatctcAACATACACCTGAATCTTATAATTCTCCATCAGCTGGTCGTAACCAGCCTCCGTCACCAGCATCAGGTAACCAGAAGGGCGGAATTGCACGTCAGGAGGATCGAATTCTGGGACTCGGAGTAAGTGGTGGGCTTCCTTCAAGAACTGTCTCCCATAAAGAAAGGTAGATGTTTTCGGGCACGGTGAACTGTTGTCGGATGCATCCCATAGACAGCACCGTCGAGGCTCTTTTGTACTGTAAGAAAGAATCTTGCTTGGGTCTACTGTAgatttttttcaaagttaaattttggaaaatgaatcCCTGTGGATTCTTATTTGAGGGTATTATGGCTATCAAAGTAAAAGATTGAAAAGATTCCATTGACTTAGGACTCTAGGAGAGGCAATTATCTCATCAGTTAGTTGATTGGACGACTTGCAATATAGCGAATGTGTCAGTGCTGtcagcattgtgtgtgtgtgtgtgtgagtgtgtggcgTCAGCTCATAAAAAAACAGTCATGACAGTCAGTGACAGCACCCTTGTCCAAGaccacacacaattatatatatatatatatatatatatatatatatatatatatatatatatatatatatatatatatatatatatatatatatatatatatattattcacaacaAATAATTGTTCgcatatttttcattaagaaataattcGTTATTCCACAatcgaatgttaaaattcattaGATTGACATTTCACAGAGCTCACAGGGGGGTCAATCATCTGACCTCTAGActtatgaaaaatctttttttccgttataaattatatatgtgtatatatacaatataaccaTACTACATTACTGTTCACGATATGAGCACAAGTTATGTACACCAAACCAACCCACCGTATTATCAGCCTCAACGACCACAACATTGACTTTGTCTCCCGCCTCCTTCTTCAGGTGGTAAGCGATGGAAGACCCCATAGCACCTCCGCCTACAATGAGGACGTCGCATTTCCTAGGGATGTTGTCGCATTTCTTAAGCTGAACTGACGATCTATGGAGCAAACTCTTGGATATTCTCTGAGAGAAACGATATTTTCTGTCCATTCGGAGACCATTTTCAAGTTGTTGCTTTCCAAAACAGTGGAAACACCCGGCGGTAATGTTTCGTACGTTTTCCCCCGAGATTTTCGCATTTGCGAAAGCGAGAGAGCCGTTGAAGAGCTTCTGTCTGCTTGAAGTAAGACGCGAATAGAATGCTGCCATTGAAGGCGCCGTTCGCATCATCCTCTTGTTTCACTCACTGCAACTGGACAGGCCATACGTCCATAACCCCATTGCCCAGATTCATTGGAAACAGGTGCAGAAAATCCCACGTTATCGTACATCCTTGTCTCCAGTCGCATACTTTCGTCAGGTGAAATCTTTTATACCTGTCAGTTTTCACATCATTAGATCTATAGAGATTTGAATTTGCTCTCATGGACAGGCTTACAGaagtacacgagagagagagagagagagagagagagagagactggaatgaACCATTCCTTAGGTTGAGAAGAGAACTTTcggttttatttggttttattatctGCAGACAGTTTTTTTTGGGTAGTGTGAaactttaataaaatcttttattgaaTGTAATCCTACTCTCCAAGAGCAATATTATAAATCAACATCTGATTAAAATTAGGAAGAAAGAAAGGGCTACTAATTTTGAAAGGAAACGGAAATGCAAATATATCTATTATTTCCTCACAAGACGACATCAGAGAGAAATGACAGCATAGgtggttattttaaaattgtcatttaattttttgtaaagtaatttcaGGATTTTTCAGTTAAGTTCTCTTTATTCAGTAATATActaacttaacttttttagttatttaaatgGTCAACTGTGTATATCCTAATGATAGGAAGGAGACCTGGAAAAATACTGCCAAGTTCCTGGTTCCT
Proteins encoded:
- the LOC136844729 gene encoding LOW QUALITY PROTEIN: FAD-dependent oxidoreductase domain-containing protein 1-like (The sequence of the model RefSeq protein was modified relative to this genomic sequence to represent the inferred CDS: inserted 2 bases in 1 codon) — protein: MMRTAPSMAAFYSRLTSSRQKLFNGSLAFANAKISGENVRNITAGCFHCFGKQQLENGLRMDRKYRFSQRISKSLLHRSSVQLKKCDNIPRKCDVLIVGGGAMGSSIAYHLKKEAGDKVNVVVVEADNTYKRASTVLSMGCIRQQFTVPENIYLSLXGRQFLKEAHHLLRVPEFDPPDVQFRPSGYLMLVTEAGYDQLMENYKIQVDAGAKLKMMTQSQLKREYPYMVTDDIALAVVGIENEGWFDPWTLLMGFRRKATSLGAVYVHGKVMAINDRFNEPAQNLNVVQVATPEGETHDIEFSTIVMAAGTWSGEVSKLAGVGTGDGVLATPLPVEPRKRYVYCAHVPEGPVENCPILCDYTGAHFRPDVLPKVYLCIRNPSAEQEPPTEDLEVDHDYFDSIIWPQLANRIPAFENLKVRGSWAGFYDYNTLDQNAVIGKHPFFSNLIFATGFSGHGIQHSPGTGRAIMEYLLYGGYRSINLERFGFERILNNEPIVEKNVL